The following proteins come from a genomic window of Athalia rosae chromosome 1, iyAthRosa1.1, whole genome shotgun sequence:
- the LOC105691605 gene encoding lysocardiolipin acyltransferase 1-like, whose product MRALLRGTLYCALWYGSIVAGFLFIACPLLPVLLLSPIRFRKCADLLFSCWELYPTGLLEMFGVKILVSGDHISPYESAILVMNHRTRVDWNFLWAAMYQACMPEVAAHKLKFILKDPIRHIPGPGWVMQINGFLYITRHWDEDRGRLSGSLDYLVALGRRCQLLIFPEGTDLTPDSKKKSNNYASKHGLPKYDYTLHPKTTGFSYLVRHLHQAEYLDAVYDLTIAYPDYVPQSEVDLVRGKLPKEVHFHVERIPATDVPKDDSMLRQWLENRWHHKEASLEQFSKRKSFPAKIWPMASLIPLRAAIGFWSLLTGAAILLLIISPLFQLWALVHAVVFICLSLFSNGFNQIEMGWYWRWRSHG is encoded by the exons ATGCGAGCGCTTTTGCGTGGAACACTCTACTGTGCTTTGTGGTATGGCAGCATTGTTGCaggttttttattcatcgcctGCCCACTTTTACCAGTATTACTCCTGAGCCCAATAAGATTTCGAAAATGCGCGGATCTACTCTTCTCGTGTTGGGAACTATATCCCACA GGACTATTGGAGATGTTTGGTGTGAAGATCTTAGTGTCAGGAGATCACATTTCCCCCTATGAATCTGCTATTCTTGTCATGAACCACCGGACCAGGGTTGACTGGAACTTTTTATGGGCAGCGATGTACCAAGCGTGTATGCCAGAAGTTGCTGCCCACAAATTGAAGTTCATTCTGAAAGATCCTATTCGGCACATACCTGGCCCAG GATGGGTCATGCAGATAAATGGCTTTCTTTACATAACGCGACACTGGGATGAAGATCGAGGTCGATTATCAGGTTCACTAGATTACTTGGTGGCGCTTGGTAGACGTTGTCAACTTTTGATATTTCCTGAGGGTACCGATTTAACGCCagacagtaaaaaaaaatctaacaaCTATGCCAGCAAGCATGGATTACCAAAATATGATTATACATTACACCCAAAAACAACTGGGTTCAGCTACTTAGTACGTCACCTTCATCAAGCTGAATATCTCGATGCAGTTTATGATCTAACAATTGCATATCCCGACTACGTACCACAATCTGAGGTAGATCTAGTCAGAGGCAAACTACCCAAAGAAGTTCATTTTCATGTGGAGCGTATTCCAGCTACGGATGTACCAAAAGATGATTCAATGCTAAGACAGTGGCTGGAGAATAGATGGCATCATAAAGAAGCATCTCTAGAACAATTTTCtaaaagaaaatcattccCAGCTAAAATATGGCCAATGGCTTCTCTGATACCATTACGAGCTGCCATTGGATTTTGGAGTTTGTTGACAG GTGCAGCAATACTATTACTTATAATTTCTCCATTATTCCAACTCTGGGCATTGGTACATGCAGTGGTATTCATTTGCCTGTCTTTATTCAGTAACGGTTTCAATCAAATTGAAATGGGATGGTACTGGCGCTGGAGGAGTCATGGTTGA
- the LOC105691601 gene encoding ribosomal RNA processing protein 1 homolog isoform X3 yields MAVGIKTSGSKMSVKKLRKKHTHVSPRIKRIGFTQKNETFSKSEVKKVAKNSKASVIAHEIKYVKLLADNDKKVRDKVLKNLRKWLIVRSRSAFAFVEQDFMRLWKGLYYCMWMSDKPLTQEDLAEAISKFVHCFNNSETTLLYIKCTLWTLATEWFGIDQHRLDKFQMLIRRIIRQTFEICKKNSWSHEWVDGIAKIIESVLIESKTTIGFNLHLTELYLEELSKVSGGDIPEDIVLELVRPFAIQLATIDDGRQTRHVMKHIFRHLIFQSNIGMDYIEQFEAWKHAGFPGGNIDAMQKVETENAVDESGKESIEDADDNDKFAETGEEPLDPRAGKVDVVLPQLPFNAKAMAELIILYRFHPSSTSKTRKQILQVAKEFTELSAGRMPLGIKKIELYKGSKGDLNSRSAALRLLHFEQELYSDTTRGKRKKKSSHTMEKVVDSDIDSLHTKKKSKPEAATNKKKRKVDTSDTIEDISKSENSRMNPNKVKSKALDQPKNKKRIRTLIGEDSLPVVKRSNEKKKKIAETEQSAETKTSLVENIVHKIMKSQNKIEKLKQTNIKNISADNDLIISVQYSKPEAGVKNLNKYSTDGNWSVSENVNATPRLPKNLKAAAVGGNVQDDPNAIKQSQQDDASSWLTPIRAKKIPKNMKIITKMTSPATPQAQIIKETASSSSKKKVKIVLQNNTSQYTSEYMRQLRQSPAIPFDASRKPLVGVLKPSPIPSPVNPFYRR; encoded by the exons ATGGCAGTGGGTA TAAAAACAAGCGGAAGTAAAATGTCTGTGAAGAAGTTACGAAAAAAACATACGCACGTGTCACCGAGAATCAAACGTATTGGCTttacacaaaaaaatgaaacgtttTCAAAAAGCGAGGTGAAGAAGGTTGCAAAAAATAGCAAGGCTTCAGTAATTGCTCATGAGATAAAATACGTGAAACTGCTTGCCGACAACGACAAAAAGGTCAGAGATAAGGTTCTGAAAAATCTACGAAAATGGTTAATAGTTCGATCTCGAAGCGCTTTTG CCTTTGTGGAGCAAGATTTTATGAGGTTATGGAAAGGCCTTTATTACTGCATGTGGATGTCCGACAAACCCTTGACTCAAGAAGATCTTGCCGAAGCAATCAGCAAATTTGTGCACTGTTTCAACAATAGCGAAACTACCCTACTCTACATTAAATGTACCTTGTGGACTCTTGCGACTGAATGGTTCGGAATCGATCAGCATAGATTAGACAAATTTCAAATG CTGATTAGGAGGATAATTCGACAAACATTTGAGATTTGTAAGAAAAACTCTTGGAGTCATGAATGGGTCGACGgaattgcaaaaataattgaaagtgTGCTCATAGAATCAAAAACCACAATAGGATTTAATTTGCATCTAACGGAATTATACTTGGAGGAACTTTCCAAG GTGAGTGGCGGTGATATCCCGGAAGACATAGTTCTCGAATTAGTGCGGCCTTTTGCAATTCAGCTTGCTACAATAGATGACGGAAGACAGACGCGACATGTCATGAAGCACATATTTAGGcatcttatttttcaatccaatatAGGCATGGATTATATTGAACAATTCGAAGCTTGGaaacat GCTGGTTTTCCTGGAGGGAACATTGATGCTATGCAAAAAGTAGAAACTGAAAATGCTGTTGATGAATCAGGGAAAGAAAGTATCGAGGATgccgatgataatgataagtTTGCTGAAACAGGAGAAGAACCTTTGGATCCGCGAGCCGGAAAAGTTGACGTTGTGTTACCTCAACTGCCATTCAATGCAAAAGCCATGGCTGAATTAATCATACTATACAGATTTCATCCATCCTCTACATCTAAAACACGCAAGCAGATACTCCAGGTGGCCAAAGA GTTTACCGAATTATCCGCAGGCAGGATGCCTCTTGGTatcaagaaaattgaattatacaaGGGTTCGAAAGGTGATTTGAATTCAAGAAGCGCGGCGTTGCGATTATTGCATTTCGAACAGGAACTTTACTCAGATACAACCCGAGGTAAACGGAAGAAGAAGTCTAGCCACACGATGGAAAAGGTTGTTGATTCAGATATAGATTCTCTTCATaccaaaaagaaatcaaaaccTGAAGCtgcaacaaacaaaaaaaagcgaaaagttGACACATCCGACACAATAGAAGACAtatcaaaatctgaaaatagCAGAATGAATCCCAACAAAGTAAAATCCAAAGCATTGGATCAgcctaaaaacaaaaaaagaatcagaacTTTGATTGGAGAAGATTCACTACCAGTTGTCAAGAGgtctaacgaaaaaaaaaaaaaaattgcagagacCGAACAAAGTGCAGAGACCAAGACAAGTTTAGTGGAAAATATTGTACACAAAATTATGAAGAGTCAGAATAAGATCGAAAAACTAAAGCAGACGAATATTAAGAATATATCAGCCGATAATGATCTCATAATTTCTGTACAGTATTCTAAACCCGAGgctggagtaaaaaatttgaataaatatagcACTGACGGAAACTGGAGTGTGTCAGAAAATGTTAATGCAACTCCTCGATTACCTAAAAATCTGAAGGCAGCTGCTGTTGGCGGTAATGTGCAAGATGATCCAAATGCGATTAAGCAATCACAGCAAGACGATGCTTCATCTTGGTTAACACCTATTAGAGCAAAAAAGATACCGAAAAATATG AAAATCATAACTAAGATGACATCACCCGCCACACCTCAAGCACAGATAATCAAGGAAACTGCATCctcaagttcaaaaaaaaaagtaaaaatagtCCTTCAAAACAATACGTCACAATATACATCAGAATACATGCGTCAATTACGTCAGAGTCCAGCCATACCTTTTGATGCAAGCCGGAAACCTCTAGTAGGTGTCCTTAAGCCTAGCCCTATACCTAGCCCGGTAAATCCATTCTACAGAAGGTGA
- the LOC105691601 gene encoding ribosomal RNA processing protein 1 homolog isoform X2, with protein MSPPDVRNYFSRKPTNSLSETIAFDLLVLPRSWFAVLSPWQWVVCTTILKTSGSKMSVKKLRKKHTHVSPRIKRIGFTQKNETFSKSEVKKVAKNSKASVIAHEIKYVKLLADNDKKVRDKVLKNLRKWLIVRSRSAFAFVEQDFMRLWKGLYYCMWMSDKPLTQEDLAEAISKFVHCFNNSETTLLYIKCTLWTLATEWFGIDQHRLDKFQMLIRRIIRQTFEICKKNSWSHEWVDGIAKIIESVLIESKTTIGFNLHLTELYLEELSKVSGGDIPEDIVLELVRPFAIQLATIDDGRQTRHVMKHIFRHLIFQSNIGMDYIEQFEAWKHAGFPGGNIDAMQKVETENAVDESGKESIEDADDNDKFAETGEEPLDPRAGKVDVVLPQLPFNAKAMAELIILYRFHPSSTSKTRKQILQVAKEFTELSAGRMPLGIKKIELYKGSKGDLNSRSAALRLLHFEQELYSDTTRGKRKKKSSHTMEKVVDSDIDSLHTKKKSKPEAATNKKKRKVDTSDTIEDISKSENSRMNPNKVKSKALDQPKNKKRIRTLIGEDSLPVVKRSNEKKKKIAETEQSAETKTSLVENIVHKIMKSQNKIEKLKQTNIKNISADNDLIISVQYSKPEAGVKNLNKYSTDGNWSVSENVNATPRLPKNLKAAAVGGNVQDDPNAIKQSQQDDASSWLTPIRAKKIPKNMKIITKMTSPATPQAQIIKETASSSSKKKVKIVLQNNTSQYTSEYMRQLRQSPAIPFDASRKPLVGVLKPSPIPSPVNPFYRR; from the exons ATGTCCCCACCGGACGTCCGTAATTATTTCAGTCGGAAGCCAACGAATTCGTTGTCGGAAACGATTGCTTTTGATTTACTTGTCCTTCCGAGAAGCTGGTTTGCAGTCCTATCTCCATGGCAGTGGGTAGTATGTACTacaatac TAAAAACAAGCGGAAGTAAAATGTCTGTGAAGAAGTTACGAAAAAAACATACGCACGTGTCACCGAGAATCAAACGTATTGGCTttacacaaaaaaatgaaacgtttTCAAAAAGCGAGGTGAAGAAGGTTGCAAAAAATAGCAAGGCTTCAGTAATTGCTCATGAGATAAAATACGTGAAACTGCTTGCCGACAACGACAAAAAGGTCAGAGATAAGGTTCTGAAAAATCTACGAAAATGGTTAATAGTTCGATCTCGAAGCGCTTTTG CCTTTGTGGAGCAAGATTTTATGAGGTTATGGAAAGGCCTTTATTACTGCATGTGGATGTCCGACAAACCCTTGACTCAAGAAGATCTTGCCGAAGCAATCAGCAAATTTGTGCACTGTTTCAACAATAGCGAAACTACCCTACTCTACATTAAATGTACCTTGTGGACTCTTGCGACTGAATGGTTCGGAATCGATCAGCATAGATTAGACAAATTTCAAATG CTGATTAGGAGGATAATTCGACAAACATTTGAGATTTGTAAGAAAAACTCTTGGAGTCATGAATGGGTCGACGgaattgcaaaaataattgaaagtgTGCTCATAGAATCAAAAACCACAATAGGATTTAATTTGCATCTAACGGAATTATACTTGGAGGAACTTTCCAAG GTGAGTGGCGGTGATATCCCGGAAGACATAGTTCTCGAATTAGTGCGGCCTTTTGCAATTCAGCTTGCTACAATAGATGACGGAAGACAGACGCGACATGTCATGAAGCACATATTTAGGcatcttatttttcaatccaatatAGGCATGGATTATATTGAACAATTCGAAGCTTGGaaacat GCTGGTTTTCCTGGAGGGAACATTGATGCTATGCAAAAAGTAGAAACTGAAAATGCTGTTGATGAATCAGGGAAAGAAAGTATCGAGGATgccgatgataatgataagtTTGCTGAAACAGGAGAAGAACCTTTGGATCCGCGAGCCGGAAAAGTTGACGTTGTGTTACCTCAACTGCCATTCAATGCAAAAGCCATGGCTGAATTAATCATACTATACAGATTTCATCCATCCTCTACATCTAAAACACGCAAGCAGATACTCCAGGTGGCCAAAGA GTTTACCGAATTATCCGCAGGCAGGATGCCTCTTGGTatcaagaaaattgaattatacaaGGGTTCGAAAGGTGATTTGAATTCAAGAAGCGCGGCGTTGCGATTATTGCATTTCGAACAGGAACTTTACTCAGATACAACCCGAGGTAAACGGAAGAAGAAGTCTAGCCACACGATGGAAAAGGTTGTTGATTCAGATATAGATTCTCTTCATaccaaaaagaaatcaaaaccTGAAGCtgcaacaaacaaaaaaaagcgaaaagttGACACATCCGACACAATAGAAGACAtatcaaaatctgaaaatagCAGAATGAATCCCAACAAAGTAAAATCCAAAGCATTGGATCAgcctaaaaacaaaaaaagaatcagaacTTTGATTGGAGAAGATTCACTACCAGTTGTCAAGAGgtctaacgaaaaaaaaaaaaaaattgcagagacCGAACAAAGTGCAGAGACCAAGACAAGTTTAGTGGAAAATATTGTACACAAAATTATGAAGAGTCAGAATAAGATCGAAAAACTAAAGCAGACGAATATTAAGAATATATCAGCCGATAATGATCTCATAATTTCTGTACAGTATTCTAAACCCGAGgctggagtaaaaaatttgaataaatatagcACTGACGGAAACTGGAGTGTGTCAGAAAATGTTAATGCAACTCCTCGATTACCTAAAAATCTGAAGGCAGCTGCTGTTGGCGGTAATGTGCAAGATGATCCAAATGCGATTAAGCAATCACAGCAAGACGATGCTTCATCTTGGTTAACACCTATTAGAGCAAAAAAGATACCGAAAAATATG AAAATCATAACTAAGATGACATCACCCGCCACACCTCAAGCACAGATAATCAAGGAAACTGCATCctcaagttcaaaaaaaaaagtaaaaatagtCCTTCAAAACAATACGTCACAATATACATCAGAATACATGCGTCAATTACGTCAGAGTCCAGCCATACCTTTTGATGCAAGCCGGAAACCTCTAGTAGGTGTCCTTAAGCCTAGCCCTATACCTAGCCCGGTAAATCCATTCTACAGAAGGTGA
- the LOC105691601 gene encoding ribosomal RNA processing protein 1 homolog isoform X1, which produces MVYKRLCSWERPTRRVSRCPHRTSVIISVGSQRIRCRKRLLLIYLSFREAGLQSYLHGIKTSGSKMSVKKLRKKHTHVSPRIKRIGFTQKNETFSKSEVKKVAKNSKASVIAHEIKYVKLLADNDKKVRDKVLKNLRKWLIVRSRSAFAFVEQDFMRLWKGLYYCMWMSDKPLTQEDLAEAISKFVHCFNNSETTLLYIKCTLWTLATEWFGIDQHRLDKFQMLIRRIIRQTFEICKKNSWSHEWVDGIAKIIESVLIESKTTIGFNLHLTELYLEELSKVSGGDIPEDIVLELVRPFAIQLATIDDGRQTRHVMKHIFRHLIFQSNIGMDYIEQFEAWKHAGFPGGNIDAMQKVETENAVDESGKESIEDADDNDKFAETGEEPLDPRAGKVDVVLPQLPFNAKAMAELIILYRFHPSSTSKTRKQILQVAKEFTELSAGRMPLGIKKIELYKGSKGDLNSRSAALRLLHFEQELYSDTTRGKRKKKSSHTMEKVVDSDIDSLHTKKKSKPEAATNKKKRKVDTSDTIEDISKSENSRMNPNKVKSKALDQPKNKKRIRTLIGEDSLPVVKRSNEKKKKIAETEQSAETKTSLVENIVHKIMKSQNKIEKLKQTNIKNISADNDLIISVQYSKPEAGVKNLNKYSTDGNWSVSENVNATPRLPKNLKAAAVGGNVQDDPNAIKQSQQDDASSWLTPIRAKKIPKNMKIITKMTSPATPQAQIIKETASSSSKKKVKIVLQNNTSQYTSEYMRQLRQSPAIPFDASRKPLVGVLKPSPIPSPVNPFYRR; this is translated from the exons ATGGTGTATAAGCGCTTATGCAGTTGGGAACGGCCTACACGCAGAGTCAGTAGATGTCCCCACCGGACGTCCGTAATTATTTCAGTCGGAAGCCAACGAATTCGTTGTCGGAAACGATTGCTTTTGATTTACTTGTCCTTCCGAGAAGCTGGTTTGCAGTCCTATCTCCATGGCA TAAAAACAAGCGGAAGTAAAATGTCTGTGAAGAAGTTACGAAAAAAACATACGCACGTGTCACCGAGAATCAAACGTATTGGCTttacacaaaaaaatgaaacgtttTCAAAAAGCGAGGTGAAGAAGGTTGCAAAAAATAGCAAGGCTTCAGTAATTGCTCATGAGATAAAATACGTGAAACTGCTTGCCGACAACGACAAAAAGGTCAGAGATAAGGTTCTGAAAAATCTACGAAAATGGTTAATAGTTCGATCTCGAAGCGCTTTTG CCTTTGTGGAGCAAGATTTTATGAGGTTATGGAAAGGCCTTTATTACTGCATGTGGATGTCCGACAAACCCTTGACTCAAGAAGATCTTGCCGAAGCAATCAGCAAATTTGTGCACTGTTTCAACAATAGCGAAACTACCCTACTCTACATTAAATGTACCTTGTGGACTCTTGCGACTGAATGGTTCGGAATCGATCAGCATAGATTAGACAAATTTCAAATG CTGATTAGGAGGATAATTCGACAAACATTTGAGATTTGTAAGAAAAACTCTTGGAGTCATGAATGGGTCGACGgaattgcaaaaataattgaaagtgTGCTCATAGAATCAAAAACCACAATAGGATTTAATTTGCATCTAACGGAATTATACTTGGAGGAACTTTCCAAG GTGAGTGGCGGTGATATCCCGGAAGACATAGTTCTCGAATTAGTGCGGCCTTTTGCAATTCAGCTTGCTACAATAGATGACGGAAGACAGACGCGACATGTCATGAAGCACATATTTAGGcatcttatttttcaatccaatatAGGCATGGATTATATTGAACAATTCGAAGCTTGGaaacat GCTGGTTTTCCTGGAGGGAACATTGATGCTATGCAAAAAGTAGAAACTGAAAATGCTGTTGATGAATCAGGGAAAGAAAGTATCGAGGATgccgatgataatgataagtTTGCTGAAACAGGAGAAGAACCTTTGGATCCGCGAGCCGGAAAAGTTGACGTTGTGTTACCTCAACTGCCATTCAATGCAAAAGCCATGGCTGAATTAATCATACTATACAGATTTCATCCATCCTCTACATCTAAAACACGCAAGCAGATACTCCAGGTGGCCAAAGA GTTTACCGAATTATCCGCAGGCAGGATGCCTCTTGGTatcaagaaaattgaattatacaaGGGTTCGAAAGGTGATTTGAATTCAAGAAGCGCGGCGTTGCGATTATTGCATTTCGAACAGGAACTTTACTCAGATACAACCCGAGGTAAACGGAAGAAGAAGTCTAGCCACACGATGGAAAAGGTTGTTGATTCAGATATAGATTCTCTTCATaccaaaaagaaatcaaaaccTGAAGCtgcaacaaacaaaaaaaagcgaaaagttGACACATCCGACACAATAGAAGACAtatcaaaatctgaaaatagCAGAATGAATCCCAACAAAGTAAAATCCAAAGCATTGGATCAgcctaaaaacaaaaaaagaatcagaacTTTGATTGGAGAAGATTCACTACCAGTTGTCAAGAGgtctaacgaaaaaaaaaaaaaaattgcagagacCGAACAAAGTGCAGAGACCAAGACAAGTTTAGTGGAAAATATTGTACACAAAATTATGAAGAGTCAGAATAAGATCGAAAAACTAAAGCAGACGAATATTAAGAATATATCAGCCGATAATGATCTCATAATTTCTGTACAGTATTCTAAACCCGAGgctggagtaaaaaatttgaataaatatagcACTGACGGAAACTGGAGTGTGTCAGAAAATGTTAATGCAACTCCTCGATTACCTAAAAATCTGAAGGCAGCTGCTGTTGGCGGTAATGTGCAAGATGATCCAAATGCGATTAAGCAATCACAGCAAGACGATGCTTCATCTTGGTTAACACCTATTAGAGCAAAAAAGATACCGAAAAATATG AAAATCATAACTAAGATGACATCACCCGCCACACCTCAAGCACAGATAATCAAGGAAACTGCATCctcaagttcaaaaaaaaaagtaaaaatagtCCTTCAAAACAATACGTCACAATATACATCAGAATACATGCGTCAATTACGTCAGAGTCCAGCCATACCTTTTGATGCAAGCCGGAAACCTCTAGTAGGTGTCCTTAAGCCTAGCCCTATACCTAGCCCGGTAAATCCATTCTACAGAAGGTGA
- the LOC105691604 gene encoding calreticulin encodes MRSFYPYFALLAISAVCGEIYFEEKFLDDSWETEWVYSEHPGKEFGKFVLSHGKFWNDPENDKGIQTSQDAKFYGLSKKFTPFSNKDKPLVIQFSVKHEQGIDCGGGYAKVFDCSLDQKDMHGESPYLLMFGPDICGPGTKKVHVIFNYKGKNLLINKDIRCKDDVYTHLYTLIVRPDNTYEVLIDNEKVESGDLEADWEFLPVKKIKDPNTSKPDDWDDKATIPDPDDTKPEDWDKPEHIPDPEATKPDDWDDEMDGEWEAPMIDNPDYKGEWKPKQIDNPNYKGPWIHPEIDNPEYQPDPELYKRDEICGIGFDLWQVKSGTIFDNVLITDDPEVAAKVGEEVWKPTIEGEKKMKEAQHDEEQKQREKEVKESEEKDDEDDDDDEEDNTIPDPEDSEHDEL; translated from the exons ATTCATGGGAAACAGAATGGGTCTATTCTGAGCACCCTGGAAAAGAATTTGGAAAGTTTGTACTAAGTCATGGAAAGTTTTGGAATGATCCTGAAAATGataaag GTATTCAAACCTCTCAGGATGCAAAATTTTACGGACTTAGCAAAAAGTTCACCCCCTTTAGCAACAAGGACAAACCATTAGTTATCCAGTTCTCTGTAAAGCATGAACAGGGCATTGATTGCGGTGGTGGATATGCCAAGGTTTTTGACTGCTCACTTGACCAGAAGGACATGCACGGAGAAAGTCCGTATCTTCTCATGTTTG GACCGGATATTTGCGGACCTGGAACCAAGAAGGTTCATGTCATCTTTAACTacaagggaaaaaatcttttgatcaaCAAAGACATTCGCTGCAAAGATGATGTCTACACTCACCTCTACACATTGATTGTCAGGCCTGACAACACCTATGAG GTTTTGATTGACAACGAAAAGGTAGAGTCCGGAGACTTGGAAGCTGATTGGGAGTTTCTACCagtcaaaaaaatcaaggaccCCAACACTAGCAAGCCTGATGATTGGGATGACAAGGCAACCATTCCCGATCCCGATGACACGAAACCTGAAGACTGGGACAAACCAGAACATATTCCTGATCCAGAAGCCACCAAACCAGATGACTGGGACGATGAGATGGATGGAGAATGGGAAGCACCGATGATCGATAACCCTGATTataag gGCGAATGGAAACCTAAACAAATAGACAACCCCAACTACAAGGGACCATGGATTCATCCTGAAATTGACAATCCTGAATACCAACCAGATCCTGAACTTTATAAACGTGATGAGATTTGTGGCATTGGTTTTGATCTCTGGCAGGTTAAGTCTGGCACCATCTTTGACAATGTTCTCATCACCGACGATCCCGAAGTTGCAGCCAAAGTCGGAGAGGAAGTTTGGAAGCCAACTATT gagggagagaaaaaaatgaaggaagctCAACATGACGAAGAAcagaaacagagagagaaagaagtcAAGGAAAGTGAAGAGAAAGACGATgaggatgacgatgacgacgaagaagacaaCACTATTCCTGATCCTGAAGACTCT GAACACGACGAATTGTAA